Sequence from the Bacteroidales bacterium genome:
GGACAGGGCTTTGTATGACAACACCCTGGTCTCAGAACAAACCATGAATAAAGCATTCGAGCCCCTGCAACTGAAAAACGGCAACCAGTATCCATATGGATTCGGATTCCGCCTGAGAGAAGTGGACGGGGAAAAAGTGGTTTACCATTATGGCAAATGGAACGGTTTTAGAACAGGTATCATCCGCTATATTGAAGACACCAGTACCATCATCATCCTCAACCATACCGACAGGCCCTACAACAGCAAAATAACCGAGAACATACAATCCATGCTGCAGGAAGGTTAACCCTCCTCCCTGGCCTGCCCCCTTCCGGCCACCGGATCAACCCAGTTCACTGATACGCTCCAGAGAATCCAGATCCAGGATCTTGATCTTTCTTCCATCCAGCGCGATTACCTCTTCCTGGGCAAAAGCCGAGAGGGTTCGTATAGCATTGGAGGTGGTCATGTTGGAGAGGTTGGCCAGGTCTTCCCGGGAAAGGTAAACCTTTAATGTAGCCTGATCTTCCTCGTATCCGTATGTGTCCTTTAAAAAGATCAGCGATTCCGCCAGACGGCCCCTTATATGCTTCTGAGTGAGGGTAACGGTACGGGTATTGGAAAATCCCAGCTCGGAAGCCAGAAATCCAATGATGTTCAAGGCAAACTTGCCGTTGTTCATGATGATATCGAACAGGGTCTTCTTCTCGATGGTCCATATTTCACATTCCTCAATGGATTCAGCAGTACCCAGATAATTCTGCCTGGCAAAAAGGGCCCGGAAACCAATAAAACCGTTAGGACGAGCCATGCGCACAATCTGCTCTCTGCCGCCGATGCCTTCCTTGTAGATCTTTACCTTGCCTTTGGCAAGAAAAATCAGGCCGGTGGGCTTATCTCCCTCTTTATAAATGATCTCGTTCTTTTTATAAGTGGAGATGGTGCTGTTATCTTTGAGTGTTTGTTTTTGATCTTCTGTTAAGTCTTTGAATACCTGCATCCTATCTATTACATGGGCGTCGTTGGTCATTGGATCTGCTGATTTATGGGTTTATGATGACGAATATGTTGTTCAACATGCAAATGTAAGGAATAAGCTTCTGATAAAAAAGAAAAAAGGTTTTTTTATCTCCCTCTGGTCAGACATCCTGCATATAAGACCTTCATCTAAAGCAATGGTTCAAAACCCATAAAAAAACGCCCGGTACACAGGGCACCAGGCGTTTTTATCCTACACCTCAAGAGATTATTCAATGTCAATCTTCTTGGAAGCTTTTTCAACAGCCTCTTTCTTTTTGGGCAGCTCTACATAAAGCACTCCCTTCTCATGCCTGGCTTTAATATTATCTACATGAACAGTTTCAGGCAGACTGAAGGAGCGCTGGAATGAACTGTAGCTGAATTCTCTCCTCAGATAATTCTCATCCTTGTTCTCATCCTTATGCTCTTTCTCTGAAGAAATCGTCAATACATTGTTTTGAACGTCTACGTCAAAATCTTTCTTATCCAGTCCGGGAGCTGCTACTTCAATGGTGTATTTGTCCTTGTCTTCCCTGACATTGATGTCCGGTATGCTTGGATTCGATTCA
This genomic interval carries:
- a CDS encoding Crp/Fnr family transcriptional regulator, which gives rise to MTNDAHVIDRMQVFKDLTEDQKQTLKDNSTISTYKKNEIIYKEGDKPTGLIFLAKGKVKIYKEGIGGREQIVRMARPNGFIGFRALFARQNYLGTAESIEECEIWTIEKKTLFDIIMNNGKFALNIIGFLASELGFSNTRTVTLTQKHIRGRLAESLIFLKDTYGYEEDQATLKVYLSREDLANLSNMTTSNAIRTLSAFAQEEVIALDGRKIKILDLDSLERISELG
- a CDS encoding Hsp20/alpha crystallin family protein, encoding METLKNVEPKRKEGCTMIPMLRNRKFLPSFDDDMFGKDFLKDFFDYESNPSIPDINVREDKDKYTIEVAAPGLDKKDFDVDVQNNVLTISSEKEHKDENKDENYLRREFSYSSFQRSFSLPETVHVDNIKARHEKGVLYVELPKKKEAVEKASKKIDIE